In the Alkaliphilus oremlandii OhILAs genome, one interval contains:
- a CDS encoding MerR family transcriptional regulator, translating into MFSQLVRVSPRMLRHYEKCGLFYPAEIDKINGYRLYSSSQIPLILRIVALRDMGFSIQEIGDILDNFEEQDNTRKIFQEKSKAIQESISNEMKKMDLLNKMYERIEKGNYTITCGEVILKTIPSIQVLSLRETISDYSYQEALWEKMYAYIGNNDLYTIIENDVIVIYHDTEYKEQDIDIEIAVPVKELRKSTDQFIFKELEPIALAASVICEGSYDKTLPEGETMLAKWIEDNGYEIVGSERAYGLCHPGNEQDPDKYQTEIQFPIVKKHKKER; encoded by the coding sequence ATGTTCTCTCAACTGGTACGGGTATCGCCTCGAATGTTGAGGCATTATGAAAAATGCGGATTATTTTACCCTGCTGAAATAGATAAAATTAACGGATATAGGCTTTATAGTTCCTCTCAAATTCCACTAATTTTAAGAATTGTTGCATTGCGTGACATGGGATTTTCTATTCAAGAAATTGGAGATATTCTAGATAATTTTGAGGAGCAAGACAATACGCGCAAAATTTTTCAAGAAAAATCAAAAGCTATTCAAGAGAGTATTTCCAATGAGATGAAAAAGATGGATTTATTAAATAAAATGTATGAGCGGATAGAGAAAGGAAATTATACAATAACCTGCGGAGAAGTTATATTAAAGACAATACCTTCTATACAGGTATTGTCACTAAGAGAGACCATTTCTGATTATAGTTATCAAGAGGCACTTTGGGAAAAAATGTATGCCTATATTGGAAATAATGATTTGTATACGATCATAGAAAATGATGTTATTGTTATTTATCATGACACAGAATATAAAGAACAAGATATTGATATTGAAATAGCTGTTCCTGTAAAAGAACTAAGAAAAAGCACAGATCAATTTATCTTTAAAGAGTTAGAACCTATAGCACTTGCTGCCTCAGTAATTTGTGAAGGATCCTATGATAAGACCCTCCCAGAAGGGGAAACCATGCTGGCTAAATGGATTGAAGATAATGGGTATGAGATTGTAGGAAGTGAACGAGCATATGGATTATGTCATCCAGGAAATGAGCAAGACCCTGATAAATATCAAACAGAAATCCAGTTTCCAATAGTTAAAAAGCATAAAAAGGAGAGATGA
- a CDS encoding alpha/beta fold hydrolase — MEKLRVAVNGTELEVNQYPRNGETIVFIHFSGGNLAQWNGVVPYFINKYHIVTLDLRGHGKSEKVMNGYTLDNMAIDIIEVMNQLGIEKAHIVGSSLGGEIAVNLAAHFPERVRSIVAEGAIQNYFGKNGVCDIAKEEIPNKKIELRTKRANKSNPVFDSIVEKIEMAKQNYEQGGILWNQQIEEFERYDSSETGNGKYTSACPKWVIDKYLEDFWDIKFEKYFENVICPVLMLPSEEEWKSKEIKEGIENFQKLLRSSQVVVIPGGSHAYVTFQYPLEFSKAIQAFHKDIDQY, encoded by the coding sequence TTGGAGAAATTGAGAGTTGCAGTCAATGGAACGGAATTAGAAGTAAATCAGTATCCTAGAAATGGAGAAACGATTGTGTTTATACATTTTTCAGGGGGAAATCTGGCACAATGGAATGGAGTTGTACCATATTTTATTAATAAATATCACATAGTTACGTTGGACCTTAGAGGACATGGGAAGTCTGAGAAAGTAATGAATGGATACACATTAGACAATATGGCAATAGATATTATAGAAGTTATGAATCAATTAGGAATAGAGAAGGCACATATAGTGGGAAGTTCCCTAGGTGGAGAAATTGCAGTAAATCTTGCAGCACATTTTCCGGAAAGAGTACGGTCTATTGTAGCAGAAGGTGCGATTCAGAACTACTTTGGTAAAAACGGCGTGTGTGATATAGCAAAAGAGGAAATACCAAATAAAAAAATAGAACTGCGAACTAAAAGAGCAAATAAAAGCAATCCTGTTTTTGATTCAATAGTTGAAAAAATTGAGATGGCAAAGCAGAACTATGAGCAGGGTGGTATACTGTGGAATCAGCAGATCGAAGAATTCGAACGATATGATAGTTCGGAAACAGGAAATGGAAAATATACATCTGCTTGTCCCAAATGGGTAATAGATAAATATTTAGAAGATTTTTGGGATATCAAATTCGAAAAGTACTTTGAAAATGTTATCTGTCCTGTTTTAATGCTACCCAGTGAAGAGGAATGGAAGTCGAAGGAGATAAAAGAAGGCATAGAAAATTTTCAAAAGCTTCTGAGGTCAAGTCAAGTTGTGGTTATTCCTGGAGGGAGCCATGCATATGTTACATTCCAGTATCCGCTAGAATTTAGCAAGGCGATTCAAGCATTTCATAAGGACATAGACCAATATTAA
- the rlmH gene encoding 23S rRNA (pseudouridine(1915)-N(3))-methyltransferase RlmH: MNITIISVGKLKEKYLKLGIDEYIKRLTRYAKLNIIEIPDEKAPENLSSAEEQIVKNKEGEGILKNIKDGMYVIALDLKGKMLSSEELADKLQSLGVAGNSNIAFIIGGSLGLSEDVLKRADYKLCFSPMTFPHQLMKLILLEQIYRGLRIIKGEPYHK, from the coding sequence ATGAATATAACAATAATCAGTGTCGGCAAATTAAAAGAAAAATATTTAAAGCTGGGCATCGATGAATATATAAAGAGATTAACAAGATATGCAAAGCTGAACATCATCGAAATACCGGATGAAAAAGCTCCAGAAAACCTTAGCAGTGCAGAAGAGCAAATCGTAAAAAATAAAGAGGGAGAAGGGATCTTAAAAAATATAAAAGATGGAATGTACGTTATCGCATTGGATTTAAAAGGAAAGATGCTTTCTTCCGAAGAGCTGGCAGATAAGTTGCAAAGCTTAGGTGTAGCTGGCAATAGCAATATTGCTTTCATAATCGGAGGCTCTCTAGGACTTTCAGAAGATGTGCTAAAACGAGCAGATTATAAGCTATGCTTTTCTCCCATGACATTTCCCCATCAGTTGATGAAGCTGATATTGCTGGAGCAGATTTACAGAGGGCTTCGAATTATTAAGGGGGAACCGTACCATAAATGA
- a CDS encoding CxxH/CxxC protein, whose protein sequence is MYVVCGEHLEDAIDDFVDVYEQSPDIYELEKVSFSDWMAPKTCDFCDRIPKYLVV, encoded by the coding sequence ATGTATGTAGTGTGCGGAGAACATTTAGAAGATGCAATAGACGATTTTGTTGATGTGTACGAACAATCGCCAGATATCTATGAGCTAGAGAAAGTGTCATTTTCAGATTGGATGGCACCAAAAACCTGTGATTTTTGTGATAGGATACCTAAATATTTAGTTGTATAG